In one Dermatophilaceae bacterium Sec6.4 genomic region, the following are encoded:
- a CDS encoding ATP-binding protein, translating to MDVVVGLVVGLMVGLVIGAVAVAATVRRSRRSRAQVAPTGHDGPHVLSDEVVEVIRALPGMSIVLDTSDRVERASPRAHALGLIRGSELAHPEILELVRSVRRDGRIQEAELEVARGPLGSGMLTLQIQAATIGDEHVIVLVDDLTYSRRVEQTRRDFVVNVSHELKTPVGGLSLLAEAVEGAADDPDAVRRFATRMHSETSRLTQLVQEIVELSRLQVSAAFEEPVAIDAALCARQALEHVRLLAENKQIDLVCSSGMDAPAPTFGDATLLTTAIRNLLENAIHYSSPHTRVALAVRQAGNLVQVTVTDQGVGISALDQARIFERFYRVDPARSRQTGGTGLGLAIVKHVAQGHGGDVTVWSEEGQGSTFTLHLPLSNERLPQPAIVAASTDHQVAELREPEQQPVPGKVVSR from the coding sequence GTGGATGTCGTTGTCGGCCTCGTGGTCGGGCTCATGGTCGGCCTCGTCATCGGCGCAGTTGCGGTGGCGGCGACCGTGCGTCGTTCCCGCAGAAGTCGGGCGCAAGTGGCGCCGACCGGGCACGACGGACCGCACGTCCTGTCCGATGAGGTCGTCGAGGTCATTCGTGCGCTGCCAGGGATGTCGATCGTGTTGGACACCTCCGACCGGGTCGAGCGGGCCTCGCCCCGCGCGCACGCTCTGGGGCTGATCAGGGGCAGCGAGTTGGCACATCCGGAGATCCTGGAGCTGGTCCGCTCAGTGCGTCGCGACGGGCGCATTCAGGAGGCCGAACTGGAGGTGGCTCGTGGTCCGCTGGGCTCAGGCATGCTCACGTTGCAGATCCAGGCCGCCACCATCGGCGACGAACACGTCATCGTTTTGGTGGATGACCTGACCTACAGCCGCCGCGTCGAGCAGACGCGTCGGGATTTCGTGGTCAACGTCAGTCATGAACTCAAGACGCCGGTGGGTGGGTTGTCCCTGCTGGCAGAGGCTGTCGAGGGTGCAGCCGACGACCCGGACGCCGTGCGACGCTTCGCCACCCGTATGCATTCAGAGACATCGCGGCTGACGCAACTGGTCCAGGAAATCGTGGAGTTGTCCCGTCTGCAGGTCTCGGCAGCCTTCGAGGAGCCTGTCGCGATCGACGCCGCATTGTGCGCGCGTCAGGCACTGGAGCACGTCCGGCTACTCGCGGAGAACAAGCAGATCGATCTGGTCTGCTCCTCCGGTATGGACGCGCCTGCCCCCACCTTCGGCGACGCGACGTTACTGACCACCGCTATCCGAAACCTGCTGGAGAACGCGATCCACTACTCCTCCCCGCACACCAGGGTCGCGCTCGCCGTGCGGCAGGCCGGGAACCTGGTGCAGGTAACGGTCACCGACCAGGGCGTGGGTATCTCAGCGCTCGACCAGGCACGTATCTTCGAGCGGTTCTACCGTGTCGATCCCGCCCGATCCCGACAGACCGGCGGCACCGGCCTCGGTCTCGCGATCGTCAAGCATGTCGCCCAGGGACACGGCGGTGATGTGACGGTGTGGTCCGAGGAGGGCCAGGGATCGACCTTCACGCTGCACCTGCCGTTGTCCAACGAGCGCCTCCCGCAACCCGCAATCGTCGCAGCTTCCACCGACCATCAGGTGGCTGAGCTGCGCGAACCAGAGCAGCAACCCGTCCCAGGAAAGGTAGTTTCCCGATGA
- a CDS encoding phosphoglyceromutase, which yields MTYTLVLLRHGESDWNAKNLFTGWVDVPLTEKGWGEAIHGGELIKDAGLLPDVVHTSLLRRAIMTANLALDAADRHWIPVHRSWRLNERHYGALQGKDKKATLEEFGQEQFMTWRRSFDVAPPAIEPDSQFSQAGDPRYADLGADAPRTECLKDVIARFLPYWESDLKPDLVSGKTVLVAAHGNSLRAMVKHLDGISDDDIVGLNIPTGMPLVYRLDDDFKPLVAGGEYLDPETAKAAAEAVANQGR from the coding sequence ATGACCTACACCCTGGTGTTGCTGCGGCACGGCGAATCGGACTGGAACGCGAAAAACCTCTTCACCGGGTGGGTTGACGTACCCCTCACCGAGAAGGGTTGGGGTGAGGCGATCCACGGTGGTGAGCTCATCAAGGACGCCGGCCTGCTGCCGGACGTGGTGCACACCTCGCTACTGCGCCGCGCGATCATGACCGCGAACCTCGCACTGGACGCCGCGGACCGGCACTGGATCCCCGTGCACCGCTCCTGGCGGCTGAACGAACGGCACTACGGCGCGCTGCAGGGCAAGGACAAGAAAGCGACGCTCGAGGAGTTCGGGCAGGAGCAGTTCATGACGTGGCGCCGCTCCTTCGACGTGGCGCCGCCCGCGATCGAGCCCGATTCGCAGTTCAGTCAGGCCGGTGACCCGCGTTACGCCGATCTGGGTGCGGACGCGCCGCGCACCGAATGCCTCAAAGATGTCATCGCGCGCTTCCTGCCCTACTGGGAGTCCGACCTCAAACCGGACCTGGTCTCGGGCAAGACGGTGCTCGTGGCTGCGCACGGAAACAGCCTGCGCGCCATGGTCAAGCATCTGGACGGCATCAGCGACGACGACATCGTGGGCCTGAACATCCCTACCGGTATGCCGCTGGTCTACCGCCTCGACGATGACTTCAAGCCCCTGGTGGCCGGCGGGGAATACCTGGACCCGGAGACCGCGAAAGCTGCTGCTGAAGCAGTCGCCAACCAGGGCCGCTAG
- a CDS encoding YbjN domain-containing protein has translation MESGALVERTHSVIREFLADSQLEWEGGARDGEYIVTLPGECKLRTVTSLLVGAKALTTTAFVIRHPDENTANFYAHLLRRNLKMASVAYSIDGTGDVYVGGRVPLAGVDATYLDDVLGAVLDAADTPFNDLLVLGFLSSMQREWDWRVKRGESTHNLEAFTHLLDT, from the coding sequence ATGGAGTCCGGGGCTCTGGTCGAGCGGACACACAGCGTGATCAGGGAATTCCTCGCCGACTCGCAACTGGAGTGGGAGGGCGGTGCTCGCGACGGCGAATACATCGTCACCCTGCCGGGCGAATGCAAGCTGCGGACCGTCACGTCCCTACTGGTGGGTGCGAAAGCGCTCACGACCACTGCCTTCGTGATCCGGCACCCCGATGAGAACACCGCGAACTTCTATGCCCACCTGTTGCGTCGCAATCTGAAGATGGCCTCGGTTGCCTACTCCATCGACGGAACCGGCGATGTGTATGTCGGCGGACGGGTGCCGCTGGCCGGCGTGGACGCCACCTACCTGGACGACGTCCTCGGCGCGGTGCTGGACGCCGCAGATACCCCGTTCAATGATCTGCTGGTCCTCGGTTTCCTGTCCTCGATGCAGCGCGAATGGGACTGGCGGGTCAAGCGGGGTGAGTCAACCCACAACCTCGAGGCGTTCACGCACCTGCTCGACACCTGA
- a CDS encoding D-aminoacyl-tRNA deacylase — protein MSDPGAPVLVVSQFTLSGDARRGRGPSWSVRARSRPATHAEPLIHASTTTCGGWGWRWPPDASARPCRSR, from the coding sequence GTGTCAGACCCGGGCGCCCCGGTACTGGTCGTATCCCAATTCACGTTGTCCGGCGACGCCCGGCGGGGGCGCGGACCGTCGTGGTCCGTAAGGGCTCGTAGCCGCCCGGCCACCCATGCCGAACCGTTGATCCACGCGTCGACGACAACCTGCGGGGGATGGGGCTGGCGGTGGCCACCGGACGCTTCGGCACGTCCCTGCAGATCGCGATGA
- a CDS encoding asparaginase — MSSVQALSGAPVVAHVLRNGFVESVHHGCAVITGADSGVVRQWGDASAPCLPRSSNKPMQAVAMVRAGLKLNAPLLALASASHSGEPFHLDGVRQILTTHGFTEDDLQNTPDLPYDAQARDAWLAAGNGPTSLAQNCSGKHAGMLAACRSADWDPLTYLHVDHPLQREMAATIGDLAGEPIAATAVDGCGAPVMAISLAGLARAFGRIAAAADSTQEGQVAHAIRAYPEYLGGTRRDVTALIRGLPGAVAKDGAEAVYAVGLPDGRGFAVKIADGGGRARQVVMAALLRCEGIEAAVLDEVGTVPVLGHGEPVGAVQAIGF; from the coding sequence GTGAGTTCGGTCCAAGCCTTGTCCGGTGCGCCCGTGGTGGCGCACGTCCTACGAAACGGATTCGTCGAATCGGTGCATCACGGGTGTGCAGTGATCACCGGCGCCGATTCTGGCGTCGTCCGTCAATGGGGGGATGCGTCCGCACCGTGTCTGCCGCGCTCATCGAACAAGCCGATGCAGGCCGTTGCGATGGTGCGCGCGGGTCTGAAGCTCAACGCTCCGCTGCTCGCGCTCGCCTCGGCAAGCCACTCCGGTGAGCCTTTCCACCTGGACGGGGTGCGGCAGATCCTCACCACGCACGGTTTCACCGAGGACGACCTGCAGAACACACCGGACCTTCCCTACGATGCACAGGCTCGCGACGCCTGGCTCGCAGCGGGGAACGGGCCCACGTCCCTGGCGCAGAACTGCTCAGGCAAACATGCCGGAATGCTTGCCGCCTGTCGTTCGGCGGACTGGGATCCATTGACCTACCTGCACGTGGACCACCCGTTGCAGCGTGAGATGGCGGCCACCATCGGCGACCTGGCCGGCGAGCCGATCGCCGCGACCGCCGTCGATGGTTGCGGCGCGCCCGTCATGGCGATCTCGCTCGCTGGTCTCGCACGGGCGTTCGGCCGCATCGCCGCTGCGGCCGACTCCACCCAGGAGGGTCAGGTGGCACACGCGATTCGGGCCTACCCCGAGTACCTCGGAGGTACCCGCCGCGATGTCACCGCCCTGATCCGGGGCCTGCCGGGAGCAGTTGCCAAAGACGGCGCCGAGGCGGTGTACGCCGTCGGGTTGCCCGACGGCCGTGGGTTTGCTGTGAAAATCGCCGACGGTGGCGGGCGGGCCCGGCAGGTCGTGATGGCGGCATTGCTGCGTTGCGAAGGTATCGAGGCGGCCGTGCTGGACGAAGTGGGGACGGTGCCGGTTCTCGGCCACGGTGAACCCGTCGGTGCGGTGCAGGCGATCGGCTTCTGA
- the mshA gene encoding D-inositol-3-phosphate glycosyltransferase, with the protein MSSLHEVPSPVRRVAMISVHTSPLEQPGTGDAGGMNVYVLETAKRLGERGVEVEIFTRRTSAVSAEVVPVAPGVLVRHIDAGPYEGLSKDDLPGQLCAFAAGVMRLVAISPEGHYDLVHSHYWLSGQVGWLAAERWNVPLVHTMHTMAKVKNRSLAAGDRPEPLGREIGEEQVVRAASLLVANTEIEAADLVQLYDAEPARVRVVEPGVDLLTFCPGDRQTARTALDVPTEAELVLFVGRIQPLKGPDVLLRAVAEMVRADPGRRQQLMVVVLGGPSGSGLAKPRALQTLARELGICDVVQFLPPVPRAELAQWFRASDAVAVPSRSESFGLVALEAQACGATVVAADVGGLPRAVGDAGVLVPGHEPQVWASALKAVLDAPDERSQRSVRAAAHAGAHGWETTTGELLEVYEQACRDARQDIDSGAQLLRLPLTDAVIP; encoded by the coding sequence ATGTCTTCACTCCATGAGGTCCCCTCCCCGGTGCGCCGGGTGGCGATGATCAGCGTGCACACGTCGCCACTGGAGCAGCCCGGTACGGGGGATGCGGGAGGGATGAACGTCTATGTCCTGGAAACCGCCAAGCGTCTCGGCGAGCGGGGCGTCGAGGTCGAGATCTTCACCCGTCGTACGAGCGCGGTGTCGGCCGAGGTGGTGCCTGTCGCACCCGGTGTCCTGGTGCGACACATAGACGCAGGCCCCTACGAGGGTCTTTCCAAGGATGACCTGCCGGGGCAGCTGTGCGCGTTCGCTGCCGGGGTGATGCGGCTGGTGGCGATCAGCCCGGAAGGCCACTACGACCTGGTGCATTCCCACTACTGGCTCTCCGGTCAGGTCGGCTGGTTGGCCGCCGAGAGGTGGAATGTGCCACTTGTGCACACCATGCACACCATGGCCAAGGTCAAGAACCGTTCGCTGGCCGCCGGCGACCGCCCGGAACCGTTGGGCCGCGAGATCGGCGAAGAGCAGGTCGTGCGTGCCGCGAGCCTGTTGGTGGCCAACACCGAGATCGAAGCGGCCGACCTGGTGCAGTTGTACGACGCCGAGCCGGCCAGGGTGCGGGTCGTGGAGCCAGGGGTGGACCTGTTGACCTTCTGTCCCGGTGATCGACAGACCGCCCGGACTGCATTGGATGTCCCGACCGAGGCCGAGCTGGTGCTCTTCGTCGGCCGAATCCAGCCGCTGAAGGGCCCCGACGTGCTGTTACGCGCCGTGGCCGAGATGGTGCGCGCCGATCCTGGTCGGCGCCAACAGCTGATGGTGGTGGTCCTCGGCGGGCCGAGCGGGTCGGGCCTGGCCAAGCCGAGGGCGCTGCAGACGTTGGCTCGCGAGCTGGGCATCTGTGATGTCGTGCAGTTCCTACCACCGGTGCCGCGTGCCGAGCTGGCTCAGTGGTTCCGCGCGAGTGACGCGGTCGCTGTGCCGTCGCGATCGGAGTCTTTCGGCCTGGTCGCTCTGGAAGCTCAGGCGTGCGGGGCAACGGTGGTCGCAGCCGACGTCGGCGGTCTGCCCAGGGCTGTCGGTGACGCGGGAGTTCTGGTGCCCGGGCACGAGCCGCAGGTGTGGGCCAGCGCGCTGAAGGCAGTCCTGGACGCTCCGGATGAGCGTTCGCAGCGCAGCGTCCGCGCAGCCGCGCATGCCGGCGCGCACGGCTGGGAAACTACCACCGGTGAACTGCTGGAGGTCTACGAGCAGGCATGCCGCGACGCGAGACAGGACATCGACAGTGGCGCGCAACTGCTGCGACTTCCCCTGACCGATGCAGTGATCCCGTGA
- a CDS encoding serine/threonine-protein kinase, with protein MSDVRRVGSYTLERMIGSGATGQVWEATDGTGKRWAFKMLRSDLADDENIVRRFITERRVLLGVHDPHVVQMHDLVVEGGQVGIVMDLVDGGSLRELLARTRVLAPETVASLGAHIASGLAALHTAGIVHRDIKPENVMLEYVSDRMVPRITDFGIASTLDTGPNAAANTALVGTPAYIAPELGQGHRPTAQSDLYALGILLYELTCGATPFKASNPLAVLRQHMDQMPDRPDDMPDELWVTIAALLQKSPQRRPQSAAQVADELGEMTSSLRGIPPARVWATPTGERRMTHQISIEESPTVHNPMKAQSLSGWTPPPFTSPNAPVDHGRSRRVPVIAGVLALCAALVIGVLAVALINGRQTAGTSKTQAVTTSSTSSRTATTSQIQTSIVNHASTIVLGAGGQVCGASAPGAFASAATGNSITSCPFAQAVRDAYAASGAAGSDTSVMAYSPAKQRNYTMYCSGQEPVRCTGGTNAVVLIYSSDDTVVTQ; from the coding sequence ATGTCCGATGTCAGGCGGGTGGGTAGTTACACGTTGGAGCGCATGATCGGGTCGGGCGCGACGGGGCAGGTATGGGAGGCGACCGACGGCACCGGTAAGCGCTGGGCCTTCAAGATGCTGCGGAGCGACCTCGCTGACGACGAAAACATCGTTCGGCGATTCATCACAGAACGTCGGGTGCTGCTCGGCGTCCACGATCCCCATGTCGTCCAGATGCACGACCTCGTCGTGGAAGGTGGGCAGGTCGGGATCGTGATGGACCTGGTCGACGGCGGGAGTCTGCGCGAGCTGCTGGCGCGTACGCGGGTTCTCGCACCCGAAACGGTCGCTTCTCTGGGCGCGCACATCGCGTCGGGGCTCGCTGCTCTGCACACCGCAGGCATCGTGCACCGGGATATCAAACCTGAGAACGTCATGCTCGAGTACGTCTCGGATCGCATGGTTCCGCGCATCACGGATTTCGGCATCGCCTCGACCCTGGACACCGGCCCGAACGCCGCGGCGAATACCGCGCTCGTGGGCACCCCTGCGTACATCGCTCCGGAGCTCGGGCAGGGTCACCGCCCGACTGCCCAGAGCGATTTGTACGCGTTGGGCATTCTGCTCTACGAGCTGACCTGCGGCGCCACCCCGTTCAAGGCGTCGAACCCGCTGGCGGTATTGCGACAGCACATGGATCAGATGCCCGACCGGCCCGACGATATGCCTGATGAACTGTGGGTGACCATCGCCGCGCTGCTGCAGAAGTCCCCGCAGCGACGGCCGCAGTCGGCTGCCCAGGTTGCCGATGAGCTCGGCGAAATGACCTCGAGTCTGCGGGGAATACCGCCGGCCAGGGTCTGGGCAACCCCGACCGGCGAGCGCAGAATGACCCACCAGATCAGTATCGAAGAGTCACCGACCGTGCACAATCCCATGAAAGCGCAGTCGTTGAGCGGTTGGACACCGCCACCCTTCACATCGCCGAACGCCCCTGTCGATCACGGCAGGAGTCGAAGGGTGCCCGTCATCGCGGGTGTCCTCGCGCTGTGCGCTGCGTTGGTGATCGGCGTGTTGGCCGTTGCGTTGATCAACGGTCGTCAGACGGCGGGGACCTCGAAAACGCAGGCTGTCACGACGTCATCCACGTCAAGTCGGACTGCCACGACAAGTCAGATTCAGACCAGCATCGTCAACCACGCTTCCACGATCGTCCTCGGCGCAGGCGGGCAGGTGTGCGGCGCCTCCGCGCCCGGAGCCTTCGCCTCGGCCGCTACGGGGAATTCGATCACCAGCTGCCCTTTCGCGCAAGCAGTCCGTGATGCCTACGCCGCGAGTGGTGCAGCCGGCAGCGATACGAGTGTTATGGCCTACAGCCCGGCCAAGCAGCGGAACTACACGATGTACTGCAGCGGTCAGGAGCCGGTGCGGTGCACAGGGGGTACAAATGCCGTCGTGCTGATCTACTCGAGCGACGACACCGTGGTGACCCAGTGA
- the manA gene encoding mannose-6-phosphate isomerase, class I, whose protein sequence is MDRLFGTVQEYAWGSHTALAELTGRPAPTEQPEAEFWLGAHEAAPSRTAGGGLDEVVAADPQGVLGASCAQRYGNRLPFLLKVLAPQRALSIQCHPDAAQALDAPAGTYADHWPKPEAVVPLTPLEMFAGMASFEQIVVRLDSLGVPELQSVVRSARNARELLAGILAVPTQHRPAVVGRALAALDGQHAVPQDEADAIRRVAHDYPGDIGLIVLMTMHYRVVLPGSYLFVPAGVLHAYVRGVTVEILANSDNVVRAGLTPKKINVAELLRIVAVDGRMVAEAGHRDGRIVRFPVSAPQFRLLRIDPGDEPVGVDVTGPRIVLAIDGPVQVICDGQSQQLDPGGAVFVSDGEGELQISGVGTAYLAAPGH, encoded by the coding sequence ATGGATCGATTGTTCGGCACGGTGCAGGAGTACGCCTGGGGGTCGCATACCGCACTCGCCGAACTGACCGGCCGACCTGCGCCCACAGAACAGCCCGAGGCCGAGTTCTGGCTCGGTGCGCACGAGGCGGCCCCGTCCCGTACGGCAGGCGGCGGGCTCGATGAGGTGGTCGCAGCGGATCCGCAGGGCGTGCTGGGGGCATCTTGCGCCCAGCGGTACGGGAACCGGCTGCCTTTCCTGCTGAAGGTCCTGGCGCCGCAGCGGGCACTGTCGATCCAGTGTCATCCCGACGCGGCGCAGGCACTCGACGCGCCGGCCGGCACCTACGCCGATCACTGGCCCAAGCCCGAAGCCGTCGTACCGCTCACTCCGCTGGAGATGTTCGCGGGAATGGCGTCGTTCGAGCAGATCGTGGTCCGACTGGACAGCCTCGGCGTACCCGAGTTGCAGTCCGTGGTGCGCTCCGCACGTAACGCCCGCGAGCTGTTGGCCGGGATCCTCGCAGTCCCGACGCAGCATCGACCTGCCGTCGTGGGGCGCGCGCTGGCGGCGTTGGACGGGCAACACGCCGTCCCGCAGGACGAAGCAGATGCGATACGCCGGGTGGCGCACGACTACCCCGGGGATATCGGCCTGATCGTGCTGATGACCATGCACTACCGCGTCGTGCTACCCGGCAGCTATCTTTTCGTGCCCGCCGGAGTGCTGCACGCGTACGTGCGCGGGGTGACGGTCGAGATTCTTGCCAACTCCGACAACGTTGTCCGTGCTGGTCTGACGCCGAAGAAGATCAACGTCGCCGAGCTTCTTCGGATTGTTGCCGTCGACGGGCGGATGGTGGCCGAAGCGGGGCACCGCGATGGCCGGATCGTGCGGTTCCCCGTGTCTGCGCCGCAATTCCGGCTGCTGCGCATCGATCCGGGTGACGAGCCGGTCGGTGTGGACGTGACCGGGCCGCGCATCGTGCTGGCGATCGATGGGCCGGTGCAGGTCATCTGCGACGGACAGTCGCAGCAGCTGGACCCCGGTGGAGCTGTTTTCGTCTCCGACGGCGAAGGCGAGCTGCAGATCAGCGGCGTCGGGACGGCCTACCTCGCGGCTCCCGGTCACTGA
- a CDS encoding class I SAM-dependent methyltransferase — MQAMKPVGLVTRGTTNPNRLRRGDRWLTGPEGRRLRGIRAPVVVDLGYGANPVTTLELHTRLCAVNSHVRVVGVEIEPARVAAAQHLARSGVQFVRGGFEIPVAGPVHLIRAFNVLRQYDESQVADAWSRMQSRLAPDGLIVDGTCDEIGRVASWVAVDASGPLSLTISLRLTGLCTPSIVAERLPKALIHHNVPGQRVHTFLAALDQAWERAAPLSAYGPRQRFVKVAQDLRDAGWPVRGSYKRWRLGELTVDWDVVKPDLSAPAGRWSGQSCQNGAGRTVVQ; from the coding sequence ATGCAGGCGATGAAACCAGTAGGGCTGGTGACCCGCGGCACGACGAATCCCAATCGGCTGCGCCGCGGCGACCGCTGGCTGACCGGTCCAGAGGGCCGGCGGCTGCGCGGCATCCGCGCGCCAGTGGTTGTGGATCTGGGTTACGGCGCCAACCCGGTCACCACCTTGGAGCTGCACACCAGACTTTGTGCCGTCAACTCGCACGTCCGTGTCGTCGGGGTGGAGATCGAACCCGCGCGCGTCGCCGCCGCACAACACCTGGCCCGGTCAGGGGTGCAGTTCGTTCGCGGTGGCTTCGAGATCCCCGTCGCCGGGCCGGTGCATCTGATCCGGGCATTCAACGTGCTGCGCCAGTACGACGAGTCGCAGGTCGCCGACGCGTGGTCGCGCATGCAGTCGCGGCTGGCTCCCGACGGGTTGATTGTGGACGGCACCTGCGATGAGATCGGTCGCGTCGCGAGCTGGGTGGCCGTCGACGCGAGCGGACCGCTCTCGCTGACGATCTCGCTGCGGCTGACGGGGTTGTGCACGCCCTCGATCGTCGCCGAACGGTTACCCAAGGCGCTCATCCACCACAACGTGCCGGGCCAACGCGTCCACACCTTCCTGGCCGCCCTCGATCAGGCGTGGGAACGCGCGGCGCCTCTGTCGGCATACGGTCCCCGGCAACGGTTCGTCAAGGTTGCCCAGGACCTACGCGATGCTGGGTGGCCGGTGCGCGGCTCGTACAAGCGTTGGCGGCTCGGGGAGTTGACCGTCGATTGGGACGTTGTAAAACCCGATTTGTCGGCCCCAGCGGGCCGTTGGAGCGGGCAGAGCTGTCAGAACGGGGCAGGTCGGACGGTTGTTCAGTGA
- a CDS encoding serine hydrolase, producing MASGIVMAVGVTACSPAAARASADVSAEPALSSTQSANPPRATQGASALTASFARLQSQLGGRIGLAVVPVGPAGHTQPGAVQWGTLTSEVAWSTSKVPLVIAALARASGSTVQTLARAAITRSDNAAAERLWRELGNATAAGNSMNSVLVALGDPTTRTQTRVVRAGFSAFGQTQWTAKDQAKVASALPCSQPARTVYDLMGKIDPGQAWGLGTISGARFKGGWGPDTQGRYLVRQMGVLMVKGVPVIGVSMLSKPSDGSFSAGTSALTAIAHWLTAHLAAFPKGHC from the coding sequence ATGGCTTCAGGGATCGTGATGGCGGTCGGCGTCACCGCGTGCTCCCCGGCGGCGGCCCGCGCCAGTGCCGATGTTTCGGCGGAACCAGCCCTCAGCAGTACGCAGTCCGCGAACCCTCCACGGGCGACGCAGGGGGCGTCTGCGCTCACGGCATCGTTTGCCAGATTGCAGTCGCAACTAGGGGGCCGAATCGGGCTCGCAGTCGTACCGGTGGGTCCGGCGGGGCACACACAGCCCGGCGCGGTGCAGTGGGGCACGCTCACCAGCGAGGTGGCCTGGTCCACCTCCAAGGTGCCCTTGGTTATCGCCGCGCTCGCGCGCGCCAGTGGGTCTACGGTGCAAACGCTCGCGCGCGCTGCGATCACGAGATCCGACAACGCTGCAGCCGAACGTCTATGGCGTGAGCTCGGCAACGCCACAGCGGCGGGGAACTCGATGAATTCCGTGCTGGTGGCTCTGGGCGATCCCACCACCCGCACCCAGACTCGGGTTGTCCGAGCCGGATTCAGCGCCTTCGGTCAGACTCAGTGGACAGCGAAGGATCAGGCGAAGGTTGCCTCCGCTCTGCCATGTTCACAGCCGGCCCGCACCGTCTACGACCTGATGGGGAAAATCGATCCCGGCCAGGCATGGGGTCTCGGGACCATCTCGGGCGCTCGGTTCAAGGGCGGGTGGGGCCCGGACACGCAGGGACGCTACCTGGTGCGGCAGATGGGTGTCCTCATGGTCAAAGGCGTTCCTGTCATCGGCGTTTCGATGTTGAGCAAGCCGTCCGACGGCTCATTCTCCGCGGGCACCAGCGCACTCACCGCGATCGCGCACTGGTTGACTGCACATCTGGCAGCCTTTCCGAAGGGCCACTGCTGA
- a CDS encoding DUF2516 family protein, with protein sequence MNPFNGLFVIQYWVALALGLAMLGVEVVAFVDCLRHRDNAYTAAGKLTKNKWMLITGIALVVGFLTVRNPIGFMGVIAIVASSVYLVDVKPALRQVLTRSQTRSDGPYGPW encoded by the coding sequence ATGAACCCGTTCAATGGTCTCTTCGTCATCCAGTACTGGGTCGCGCTGGCCCTGGGACTGGCCATGTTGGGCGTCGAGGTCGTCGCATTCGTGGACTGTCTGCGCCACCGCGACAATGCATATACGGCTGCGGGCAAGCTGACCAAGAACAAATGGATGCTGATCACGGGGATCGCGCTGGTTGTCGGCTTCCTCACGGTCCGCAACCCCATCGGGTTCATGGGGGTCATCGCGATCGTCGCGTCGTCCGTCTACCTCGTCGATGTGAAGCCGGCGCTACGCCAGGTGCTCACCCGCTCGCAGACCCGTAGTGACGGCCCCTACGGCCCCTGGTAG
- the phoU gene encoding phosphate signaling complex protein PhoU — protein MRDAFHEDLDKISDDLVEMTRLVGVAMTRATRALLEADLSVAESVIAADDDIDQLRRQVDDHAVDLLARQQPVATDLRMVVTAMHMASDIERMGDLARHIAKVARMRYPEHAVPDELRAVISDMERVAAHLAAKTGEAIADKDALAATEIEKDDDALDQLHRRVFATLVDHEWSHGTEAAVDATLISRYYERFGDHAVAVADRIVYLVTGRYADEQG, from the coding sequence ATGCGCGATGCCTTTCACGAAGACCTCGACAAGATCTCTGACGACCTGGTCGAGATGACCCGACTCGTCGGGGTCGCGATGACCCGCGCAACCCGGGCGTTACTGGAAGCCGACCTGTCCGTCGCTGAGAGCGTCATCGCTGCGGACGACGACATCGACCAGCTACGCCGCCAGGTCGATGACCACGCGGTGGATCTGTTGGCTCGTCAGCAGCCCGTTGCGACGGACCTGCGGATGGTCGTCACCGCGATGCACATGGCCTCGGACATCGAGCGGATGGGCGACCTGGCCCGGCACATCGCCAAGGTCGCCCGGATGCGCTACCCCGAACATGCCGTACCGGATGAGCTGCGCGCGGTGATCTCGGACATGGAGCGGGTCGCGGCGCATCTGGCGGCCAAGACGGGCGAGGCCATCGCCGACAAGGACGCGTTGGCGGCGACCGAGATCGAGAAGGACGACGACGCACTGGACCAGCTACATCGCCGTGTCTTCGCCACCCTGGTCGATCACGAGTGGTCGCACGGCACCGAGGCAGCGGTCGACGCCACCCTGATCAGCCGCTACTACGAGCGCTTCGGTGACCACGCCGTCGCCGTCGCCGACCGGATCGTCTACCTCGTCACCGGCCGCTACGCCGACGAGCAGGGCTGA